The Takifugu rubripes chromosome 3, fTakRub1.2, whole genome shotgun sequence genome contains a region encoding:
- the LOC101074248 gene encoding chymotrypsin-like elastase family member 2A produces the protein MMKLLILALFIAGAYSCGVPTFPPVVSRVVGGEDVRQNSWPWQASLQYKSGSNFYHTCGGTLISNQWVLTAAHCIGSYTYRVYLGKHNLGSNESGAIAISPAKIIVHEAWDSYRIRNDIALIKLSTPVQRSDSIMPACLPASGEILPHSSPCYVTGWGRLWTGGPIADILQQARLPVVSHETCSRYDWWGSLVTSSMVCAGGDGQLASCNGDSGGPLNCQNADGSWDVHGVVSFGSSMGCNYYKKPSVFTRVSAYINWINNVMASN, from the exons ATGATGAAGCTCCTGATCTTGGCTTTGTTCATCGCTGGCG CCTACAGCTGTGGCGTGCCCACCTTCCCTCCCGTGGTCTCCAGGGTGGTCGGTGGAGAGGATGTCCGTCAGAACAGCTGGCCCTGGCAG GCGTCGCTGCAGTACAAGAGTGGCAGCAACTTCTACCACACCTGCGGCGGAACCCTGATCTCCAACCAGTGGGTCCTTACTGCTGCTCACTGCATCGG CAGTTACACCTACAGGGTCTACCTGGGAAAACACAATCTGGGGAGCAATGAGTCTGGTGCCATTGCCATCAGTCCCGCCAAGATCATCGTCCACGAGGCCTGGGACTCTTATAGAATCCG CAACGACATTGCATTGATCAAGCTGTCGACTCCCGTCCAGAGGAGTGACTCTATCATGCCCGCCTGTCTTCCCGCATCTGGGGAAATCCTGCCCCACAGTTCTCCCTGCTACGTGACCGGATGGGGCCGTCTCTGGA CTGGGGGACCCATTGCTGACATCCTGCAGCAGGCCCGCCTCCCTGTTGTTAGCCACGAAACCTGCAGCAGATACGACTGGTGGGGCAGCCTGGTCACCAGCAGCATGGTCTGTGCCGGAGGAGACGGCCAGCTGGCCAGCTGCAAC GGAGACTCTGGCGGTCCCCTGAACTGCCAGAACGCCGATGGCTCCTGGGACGTGCACGGCGTGGTGAGCTTTGGCTCCAGCATGGGCTGCAACTACTACAAGAAGCCCTCCGTCTTCACCAGGGTCAGCGCCTACATCAACTGGATCAACAAT GTGATGGCCAGCAACTAA
- the LOC101074028 gene encoding chymotrypsin-C-like isoform X1, protein MQVCCTCWFWAFTGFDALAGSQGQFVSPTAYGCGQPTFPPSVSRVVNGEDVNPHSWPWQISLQYNRNGEWRHTCGGTLISEQWVLTAAHCISSGREYRVAMGKHNLVETEDGAAFMGTADIIVHESWNPFFIRNDIALIKLESPVTFSDTIMAACLPAADFVLPHNESCYVTGWGRLYTGGPIADILQQALLPVVDHATCSRYDWWGSQVTTKMVCAGGDGVVAGCNGDSGGPLNCQNSAGTWEVHGIVSFGSGLSCNYAKKPTVFTQVSSYMNWINSKMVTY, encoded by the exons ATGCAGGTTTGCTGCACTTGCTGGTTTTGGGCT TTCACAGGGTTTGATGCGTTGGCCGGCTCACAGGGGCAGTTTGTGTCTCCCACAGCGTACGGGTGTGGCCAGCCCACCTTCCCCCCTTCTGTGTCCCGGGTGGTTAACGGAGAGGACGTCAACCCTCACAGCTGGCCCTGGCAG ATTTCCCTGCAGTACAACAGAAATGGGGAGTGGAGGCACACCTGTGGAGGAACTCTCATCTCTGAGCAGTGGgtcctcactgctgctcactgcaTCAG CTCTGGCAGGGAGTACAGAGTGGCCATGGGCAAGCACAACCTGGTAGAGACAGAGGACGGTGCTGCCTTTATGGGCACTGCTGACATCATCGTGCACGAGAGCTGGAACCCGTTCTTCATTCG CAACGACATCGCCCTGATCAAGCTGGAGTCTCCTGTCACCTTCTCTGACACCATCATGGCTGCTTGTCTCCCCGCTGCCGACTTCGTCCTTCCACACAACGAGTCCTGCTACGTCACCGGCTGGGGTCGCCTCTACA CTGGAGGTCCCATTGCTGACATTCTGCAGCAGGCTCTCCTGCCCGTGGTCGACCACGCCACCTGCTCCAGGTACGACTGGTGGGGTTCGCAGGTGACCACCAAAATGGTCTGCGCAGGCGGAGATGGGGTGGTGGCTGGTTGCAAC GGGGACTCTGGTGGCCCCCTGAACTGCCAGAACAGTGCTGGAACCTGGGAGGTCCACGGCATCGTCAGCTTCGGCTCCGGCCTCAGCTGCAACTACGCCAAAAAGCCCACCGTCTTCACCCAAGTCAGCTCCTACATGAACTGGATCAACTCT AAAATGGTGACCTACTGA
- the LOC101074028 gene encoding chymotrypsin-C-like isoform X2 codes for MRPHYFTGFDALAGSQGQFVSPTAYGCGQPTFPPSVSRVVNGEDVNPHSWPWQISLQYNRNGEWRHTCGGTLISEQWVLTAAHCISSGREYRVAMGKHNLVETEDGAAFMGTADIIVHESWNPFFIRNDIALIKLESPVTFSDTIMAACLPAADFVLPHNESCYVTGWGRLYTGGPIADILQQALLPVVDHATCSRYDWWGSQVTTKMVCAGGDGVVAGCNGDSGGPLNCQNSAGTWEVHGIVSFGSGLSCNYAKKPTVFTQVSSYMNWINSKMVTY; via the exons ATGCGCCCACATTAT TTCACAGGGTTTGATGCGTTGGCCGGCTCACAGGGGCAGTTTGTGTCTCCCACAGCGTACGGGTGTGGCCAGCCCACCTTCCCCCCTTCTGTGTCCCGGGTGGTTAACGGAGAGGACGTCAACCCTCACAGCTGGCCCTGGCAG ATTTCCCTGCAGTACAACAGAAATGGGGAGTGGAGGCACACCTGTGGAGGAACTCTCATCTCTGAGCAGTGGgtcctcactgctgctcactgcaTCAG CTCTGGCAGGGAGTACAGAGTGGCCATGGGCAAGCACAACCTGGTAGAGACAGAGGACGGTGCTGCCTTTATGGGCACTGCTGACATCATCGTGCACGAGAGCTGGAACCCGTTCTTCATTCG CAACGACATCGCCCTGATCAAGCTGGAGTCTCCTGTCACCTTCTCTGACACCATCATGGCTGCTTGTCTCCCCGCTGCCGACTTCGTCCTTCCACACAACGAGTCCTGCTACGTCACCGGCTGGGGTCGCCTCTACA CTGGAGGTCCCATTGCTGACATTCTGCAGCAGGCTCTCCTGCCCGTGGTCGACCACGCCACCTGCTCCAGGTACGACTGGTGGGGTTCGCAGGTGACCACCAAAATGGTCTGCGCAGGCGGAGATGGGGTGGTGGCTGGTTGCAAC GGGGACTCTGGTGGCCCCCTGAACTGCCAGAACAGTGCTGGAACCTGGGAGGTCCACGGCATCGTCAGCTTCGGCTCCGGCCTCAGCTGCAACTACGCCAAAAAGCCCACCGTCTTCACCCAAGTCAGCTCCTACATGAACTGGATCAACTCT AAAATGGTGACCTACTGA
- the LOC101074028 gene encoding chymotrypsin-C-like isoform X3, whose protein sequence is MMKFVVLTLLVAGAYGCGQPTFPPSVSRVVNGEDVNPHSWPWQISLQYNRNGEWRHTCGGTLISEQWVLTAAHCISSGREYRVAMGKHNLVETEDGAAFMGTADIIVHESWNPFFIRNDIALIKLESPVTFSDTIMAACLPAADFVLPHNESCYVTGWGRLYTGGPIADILQQALLPVVDHATCSRYDWWGSQVTTKMVCAGGDGVVAGCNGDSGGPLNCQNSAGTWEVHGIVSFGSGLSCNYAKKPTVFTQVSSYMNWINSKMVTY, encoded by the exons ATGATGAAGTTTGTGGTTCTCACTCTCCTGGTTGCTGGTG CGTACGGGTGTGGCCAGCCCACCTTCCCCCCTTCTGTGTCCCGGGTGGTTAACGGAGAGGACGTCAACCCTCACAGCTGGCCCTGGCAG ATTTCCCTGCAGTACAACAGAAATGGGGAGTGGAGGCACACCTGTGGAGGAACTCTCATCTCTGAGCAGTGGgtcctcactgctgctcactgcaTCAG CTCTGGCAGGGAGTACAGAGTGGCCATGGGCAAGCACAACCTGGTAGAGACAGAGGACGGTGCTGCCTTTATGGGCACTGCTGACATCATCGTGCACGAGAGCTGGAACCCGTTCTTCATTCG CAACGACATCGCCCTGATCAAGCTGGAGTCTCCTGTCACCTTCTCTGACACCATCATGGCTGCTTGTCTCCCCGCTGCCGACTTCGTCCTTCCACACAACGAGTCCTGCTACGTCACCGGCTGGGGTCGCCTCTACA CTGGAGGTCCCATTGCTGACATTCTGCAGCAGGCTCTCCTGCCCGTGGTCGACCACGCCACCTGCTCCAGGTACGACTGGTGGGGTTCGCAGGTGACCACCAAAATGGTCTGCGCAGGCGGAGATGGGGTGGTGGCTGGTTGCAAC GGGGACTCTGGTGGCCCCCTGAACTGCCAGAACAGTGCTGGAACCTGGGAGGTCCACGGCATCGTCAGCTTCGGCTCCGGCCTCAGCTGCAACTACGCCAAAAAGCCCACCGTCTTCACCCAAGTCAGCTCCTACATGAACTGGATCAACTCT AAAATGGTGACCTACTGA
- the LOC101063941 gene encoding chymotrypsin-like elastase family member 2A, whose translation MSLKMCSHHMAVRSMLVLYFLFASAHGCGIPSIPPVLSRVVAGEDARPHSWPWQVSLQSDSSGRWSHVCGGTLISSEWVLTAAHCIDDEHGHRVLLGKHILGASEEASQSRSTALIIAHEDYNILLSRNDIALIKLSSPVNASDTVTAACLPDQGLILPHGAPCYVTGWGRLSTDGPQADVLQQVLLPVVDHDTCSQDDWWSVLATDKMVCAGGDGIAAGCNGDSGGPLNYQAADGSWEVHGVVSFGSGQGCNVPKKPTVFTQVSSYISWINWIMTTH comes from the exons ATGAGCCTAAAGATGTGCTCACACCACATGGCAGTGAGAAGCATGCTagttctctattttctgttcgCTAGCG CACACGGATGCGGTATTCCCAGTATCCCTCCAGTGCTGAGCAGGGTGGTGGCAGGGGAGGATGCCAGGCCTCACAGCTGGCCCTGGCAG GTGTCGCTGCAGTCGGACAGCAGCGGGCGCTGGAGCCACGTCTGCGGAGGCACTCTGATCTCCTCTGAGTGGGTCCTCACTGCAGCCCACTGCATCGA TGACGAGCACGGGCACAGAGTGTTGCTGGGGAAACACATCCTGGGGGCCAGCGAGGAGGCCTCCCAGTCCCGGAGCACTGCCCTGATCATCGCTCATGAGGACTACAACATCCTGCTGAGccg CAACGACATCGCCCTGATCAAACTGTCCTCGCCTGTCAATGCCTCTGACACCGTCACAGCCGCCTGCCTCCCGGATCAGGGTCTCATCCTCCCCCATGGAGCCCCCTGCTATGTCACCGGTTGGGGTCGACTCTCCA CTGATGGACCGcaggcagatgttctgcagcaggttctcctTCCAGTGGTCGACCATGACACCTGCTCACAGGATGACTGGTGGAGCGTCCTGGCGACAGACAAGATGGTCTGCGCCGGTGGCGATGGCATCGCCGCAGGGTGCAAT GGAGACTCTGGTGGACCTCTGAACTACCAAGCGGCTGATGGCTCCTGGGAAGTCCACGGTGTGGTGAGTTTTGGTTCTGGTCAGGGCTGCAACGTCCCAAAGAAGCCCACAGTCTTCACGCAAGTCAGCTCATACATCAGCTGGATTAACTGG ATTATG